Below is a window of Shewanella khirikhana DNA.
AGTGCCCAAGGTACCAAAGGAGCCCGATGATGCCTGTATCCCTTGCCTGGCCGGCCCCGGCAAAACTGAACCTGTTTTTGCACATCAATGGCCGTTTGCCCAATGGCTACCATGAACTGCAAACCCTGTTTCAATTTATCGACCATGGCGACTGGCTGGATTTTAAAGTGACTGCAACGCCAGAACTGACACTGCACTCCAATTTGGGCCAGGTTGTCCCTGACAGCGATAACTTAATTCTGAAAGCCGCAAAATCTTTGCAGAGCGTCACAGGTTGCAGCCAGGGCGCTGAGATCTGGCTCGACAAACGTCTGCCCATGGGTGGTGGCCTTGGCGGCGGTTCATCGGATGCAGCCACCACGCTTGTGGCCCTCAATGCCCTGTGGCAGCTGGGTTTGGATAAAAAAGCCCTGATGGACATAGGCTTGAAACTGGGCGCCGATGTACCGGTTTTTATTAATGGCATAGCCGCCTTCGCAGAAGGCGTAGGCGAAAAATTACAGCCGGTCGAAGTCGCCGAGCCCTGGTATCTGGTCTTGGTCCCTGACGCCCACGTTTCCACCGCCGAAGTGTTCCAGCATCCTGATTTACCAAGAAATACCCGTAAACTGGACATGGCTTCACTGGGGCCGGAAAACTGGTCAAATGACTGTCAGGCCTTAGTTGCATCCAAATACCCCCAAGTTGCCAATGCGTTAAGCTGGCTGGTAGAATATGCGCCGTCCAGAATGACCGGAACCGGTGCATGCGTGTTCGGGGAGTTCGACTCGCAGCAGGCCGCGCTGGAGGCGTTGGCTCAAAAGCCATCTGATATGCAGGGCTTTGTTGCGAAAGGACTGAATCGTTCGCCGTTGGAGTTGAGGCTCGCTCAGCTTTAACCGACTTCTGCGCTGCACGCCAGGGAATGTAATGCAGCAGCTACACTAAAATATCAAGCAAACGCCTGAGGTTCATACAGTGCCCGACATCAAGCTTTTTGCTGGGAATGCTACCCCCAGTCTCGCGAAAAAGATTGCCGACCGTTTATTTTGCAAACTTGGAGAGGCTGAGGTAGGCCGTTTCAGTGACGGTGAAATCAGTGTCCAGATCAACGAAAATGTACGTGGTGCTGATGTTTTCATCATTCAATCCACCTGCGCCCCTACCAATGACAACCTGATGGAACTCATTGTGATGGTAGACGCCCTGCGCCGCGCCTCAGCAGGTCGTATCACCGCCGTAATTCCTTACTTCGGTTATGCCCGTCAGGACCGCCGCGTGCGCTCTGCCCGTGTGCCTATCACCGCCAAAGTAGTTGCCGACTTCCTGTCCAGCGTAGGTGTTGACCGCGTACTGACCTGTGACCTGCACGCCGAGCAGATCCAGGGCTTCTTCGACGTACCGGTAGACAACGTGTTCGGTAGCCCAGTGCTGCTGGAAGACATGGTTGCCAAGAAGCTGGACAACCCTGTGGTTGTGTCTCCGGACATCGGTGGCGTTGTACGCGCCCGCGCAGTTGCCAAGCTGCTGAACGATTCTGACCTGGCTATCATCGACAAGCGTCGCCCACAGGCCAACGTGGCTCAGGTAATGCACATCATCGGTGACGTTGAAGGCCGTGACTGCATCATCGTTGACGACATGATTGATACCGGTGGCACCCTGTGTAAAGCCGCCGAAGCCCTGAAAGAACATGGTGCCAACCGCGTATTTGCTTACGCCACTCACCCAGTGTTCTCTGGCAAGGCAGCAGAAAACATCAAGAACTCTGTAATTGATGAAGTGATTGTGACCGACACAGTGCCTCTGAGCGAAGAGATGATGAAAGTAGGCAAAGTCAGCCAGCTGACCATGTCTGCCCTGCTGGCCGAAGCTATCCGCCGTGTGAGCAACGAAGAGTCTATCTCTGCGATGTTTCAGCACTGATACGTCTGAGCCCACAGCTTAAGCTTCAAAAAAACGCACCCTGAGGTGCGTTTTTTTATGCCTGCAATTCAAGCCCAACTTAAGGTCAAACCGGAACCAGCCGCAAACTGGCCGACAACAGCGCTTCAATCTGATCACTGGGCTGAGGTCTGGCAAACAGATAACCCTGATAGCGATCGACCCCCTCCAGCGCCAGCGCCTGGCGCTGGGCATCGGTTTCCACCCCTTCAGCCACAGTCACCAGCCCCAGACTGTGGGCCAGCTGCACTATGGTGCGCACAATCAGCAGATCGGGCTTACTGCTGTCACAGTGATCCACAAAGGATTTATCCACCTTCAGGGTATCCACCGGCAATCGCGCCAGGTAAGCAAGTGATGAATAGGCAACACCAAAGTCATCGATGGCAATACGGATCCCACGGCTTTTGAGGGACTGCAACATATCTATGTATTCCCCCGGCGCCGTCATTACCGCGGTTTCGGTCAGTTCAAGCTCAAGCCAACTGGCATCGATGCCGGTTTCGGCAATCACATCATCCACCAGCGTCAGCAGGTCATCGCGCTGCACCTGTACCATGGAAATGTTGACCGATAAAAAGAATGGCTGATAACGCTGCTGCCAGCCCTTGAGCTGCATGCAGGCCTCCCGCAGCACCCAGCGGCCGATGGGCACTATGGTGCCATTGGCCTCGGCGATGGGAATAAACCTGGCCGGTGAAACCACTCCCAACTCTTTACTGTGCCAGCGCAGCAGCGCCTCAACGCCCTTAATCGCGCCGGTCTGCATACACACCTTGGGCTGGTATTCGAGATGCAGCTCCTGCTCTTCAATGGCAAGCCGCAGCTGCCGCTCAATCTCATAATTGGCAAGGGACTCCTGATGCAGGCTGGCGTCAAAAAAGCTGATGGCGCTCAACTGGCGTTTGGCTGAGTAGAGCGCCAAATCGGCGTTGCGGCACAAGGACTCAGCATCGTTACTGTCCCAGGGGGCTATGGCAATTCCCATGGAAGGCTGCACCTGGATCAGGTGACTGAACACCCGGTAGGGGGCCTCGAGGCGTTCCATCAGGATCTCGGCCTCTGCCTTCGCCGTGCCCGCCATGGCGCCTTCACTTAGCTCAAACAGCACCGCAAACTCATCGCCGCCAATCCGGTAGCTGTGGATATTGCGCCCGGCTGCCTGTTGTAATCGCGCCGCCAGCTCACTGAGCAGCTGATCGCCGCCACTATGACCGTACTGATCGTTTACCCGCTTGAAGGCATCCACATCCAACATAACAAGCGCAAAGCCTGCGAGTTTATTCTGCGATACCGCCGCAAACAGCCGGGCCATGTGTTCACGAAACGCCTTGCGATTACCCAAGCCAGTTAAATCGTCAGTTCGGCTTAAATTGGCGAAGTGCAGCACCTGGGCCTGGCTCTTGGAGTAGAAGTAACTCATCACGCAGGCGAAGCTGCCGATGACAAGCAGCTCAACGGCATCTTCAAGCCAATCGGCAAAATCGTGGGATTCCACCGAAGGCAGATAGGTAAAAATCAGCACAGGGGCAACTGCCAGCGGCCAGAGGCTGGCAGGAAACAACATCACAAACAGCAAAGGCACCAGAACATACGCCTCTTCAATCAGTTCGATATCGAGCGGGGACAGGGCACAGAGCAACAGAAGAACCGTCAGGGCACCCATGGCGTTGGCGAATCGGTGCATGCCGGTACTGAACCAGGCCACCAGCATTTCTACCGCAAACAACAGGGTTAGCACCCTGAGGCCGGTGGTGGAATACTCGCTTAACAATGTCAGGGTAACCAGCAGAACCATGGCTGCAAACAATAGGGTAAACAGCCAGCTACTTGTAGCCATATCCTTGAGTTTACTCAGGATAGTCATACAATCTGCCGTATTATAATAATACCCTTATATTAACTGTTGATTTAGCTTTGACAAGCACGAATCACCAAAACAAAAAGCCCGTCCAATGGACGGGCTTCATGTTATGGCTGGGGTGCTAGGATTCGAACCTAGGTATGCCGGGATCAAAACCCGGTGCCTTACCGCTTGGCGACACCCCAATCTGGGTTCGAAAAATCCGGATTAAGCGGACTTCCCGATAATATGGTAGCTACGGCGGGACTTGAACCTGCGACCCCAGCATTATGAGTGCTGTGCTCTAACCAACTGAGCTACGTAGCCATGGCTGGGGTGCTAGGATTCGAACCTAGGTATGCCGGGATCAAAACCCGGTGCCTTACCGCTTGGCGACACCCCAATTTTTGAGGGAGGAGATGGCTGGGGTGCTAGGATTCGAACCTAGGTATGCCGGGATCAAAACCCGGTGCCTTACCGCTTGGCGACACCCCAACAGCACTTACTTCTCCAACTAAGCGAAAGCTTAGTTCATGGTACGGGAGGAGAGACTTGAACTCTCACACCTTGCGGCACCAGAACCTAAATCTGGCGTGTCTACCAATTTCACCACTCCCGCTTTGATCTCAATTTTACATCTTGAGAAGATGGTAGCTATGGCGGGACTTGAACCTGCGACCCCAGCATTATGAGTGCTGTGCTCTAACCAGCTGAGCTACATAGCCACTACGTTTCCTCACGTCCCTCTCGGCGAGGAACGGGGCGTATTATGCTGATTCACCGAAGACAGGTCAACAGCTTTTTTAGCACAATTCCGCCCTGCAACACCGTTCGCCTAATCCTTCATCAAAGCGGGCAACAGATAAGCAAAATTTGCCGTTGCCCGCAAGTCCAAAGACTTAGACGTTGAACAGGAAGTGCATCACATCGCCGTCTTTCACGATGTAGGTTTTACCTTCCACACGCATCTTGCCCGCTTCCTTGGCGCCCTGCTCGCCCTTGTAGGCGATAAAGTCGTCGAAGGAAATCACCTGGGCACGGATGAAGCCGCGCTCGAAGTCGGTGTGGATTTTACCGGCCGCCTGAGGTGCAGTCGCTCCCACAGACACGGTCCAGGCACGCACTTCTTTCACACCGGCGGTGAAATAGGTTTGCAGGTTCAAAAGCTCATAACCGGCGCGGATAACGCGATCAAGACCTGGCTCGGTCAGACCGAGATCCGCCATAAACTCGTCGCGCTCTTCTGCATCCATTTCGGCCAGCTCAGATTCAATGGCGGCACACACAGGCACAACCACAGCGTTTTCTTTCGCGGCGATAGCGCGAACTGCATCCAGATGCGGGTTGTTTTCAAAGCCGTCTTCCGCCACGTTGGCGATGTACATAGTCGGCTTCAGGGTCAGCAGGTTGAGGTAAGCCACGGCAGCCAGTTCTTCTTTTGACAGCTCCAGCGAGCGCAGCATTTTGCCTTCATCCAGCGTTGGACGCAGCTTTTCCAGCACTTCCACTTCGAACTTGGCTTCTTTGTCGCCGCCTTTGGCACGCTTTTGCTGACGCACAATGGCGCGCTCAACGCTGTCGAGGTCGGCCAGTGCCAGCTCGGTGTTGATCACTTCGATATCACCGGCAGGATCAACGCGGTTGGCCACGTGCACAATGTTCTCGTTTTCAAAGCAGCGCACCACGTGACCGATAGCTTCGGTTTCACGGATGTTGGCCAGGAACTTGTTGCCAAGGCCTTCGCCCTTGGAGGCACCGGCTACCAGACCGGCGATGTCCACAAACTCCATGGACGTTGGGATAACACGCTCAGGGTTAACGATGGCAGCCAGCTCGTCCAGACGCGGGTCTGGCATAGGCACTACGCCGGTGTTTGGCTCGATGGTACAAAATGGAAAGTTTGCCGCTTCGATACCAGCCTTGGTCAGCGCGTTGAAGAGCGTTGATTTACCGACGTTGGGCAGACCAACGATCCCGCATTTAAAACCCATAAAATTAACCCTTTTCTTAACTGTTGCAGCGTAACTGAATTATTCGGCCTTAAAGCTGTGCAGCCTGTGCATGGCCTTGGTCATATCTTCTTTGAACAGGATTTCAGTGGCACGAACCGCTTCATCGATGGCGGCATTCATCCGCCCCTGTTCGGTTGCCGGCGCCTTGCCGAGCACATAGCCACTGACCTTGTTCTTGTCGCCGGGATGGCCAATACCAATCCGCAAGCGATAGAAATTCTTGTTGTTAGCCATCTTGGCGATGATGTCTTTCAGGCCATTGTGACCGCCATGACCACCTCCGAGCTTAAACTTGGCCACACCGGGCTCCATGTCCAGCTCATCGTGAGCCACCAGAATTTGCTCCGGCTCAATGCGAAAGAAATTGGCCAGCGCCGCCACCGACTTTCCACTCAAATTCATGAAGGTAGACGGAATAAGCAGTCGCACATCCTTGCCACACAAAATCGCCCTTGCCGTTAAACCGAAATACTTGGGGTCCGGCGCCAGACTGACATTGGCGATGCGGGCAAGCTCCTCCACATACCAGGCACCCGCATTATGGCGGGTTTGGGCATATTCAGCCCCAGGATTGGCCAGGCCCACAATCAGTTTAATATCGCACATGGATAACAGAACTCTTGTCCTGCACCCGTTTCAGGCTAGGCCAGAAATCGGGCACTGGTGTTGAAAACGGCGCATTTTAACACCCAATTGCGCGCCCCAACAAATAAAAGGCGCAACAAATAGCGAAGCTGGCGGACAGACAGGCCTTAAAAGCAAAAGGCGCCCGCAGGCGCCAATTCGGAAATCGCCATGGGTTATTTAAGGCCCATGGCGTACTTGAGTACCTCACGCTTAATGGGGCTATTGATATTGGCAAGTTTCAGCGCCGCGTTACGAATAAGCTTCAGCGGCAGCAAATCATTGCTGAACGATGCGTAAAAGGCATCCATGGTGGACATCATCAACTGATTGTCACGCCAGCGCTTTTGCTGGTATCGAGACAGCACGGACTCACCAAACCAGGGCTCGCCCTTCTGCATGGCCGCACGAATTTCCTCAACAAGCACAGCCACATCTTTAAAACCGAGGTTCACCCCCTGCCCTGCCAGCGGATTGATGGTGTGGGCCGCATCACCGAGCAGCACCAGATTAGGGTCAAAATAGCGCTGGGCATGGCGGCGGGTCAGCTTGAAATGCCCTTTATCCAGCACCTCAAACCCAGGGGCGAGCCTAGAGGGGAACTGCTGACGAATTGCCTCGGCGAGCTCTTTATTGGACAGTTTGGCAAGCGCGGCAATCTTTCCGGCATCGTCGTACCACACCAAAGACGCATGTTTACCGGGCAGCGGCAGCAGTGAGCGCGGCCCCTGGGTGGTAAACTGCTGCCAGGTCACATCCTGCTGTTCAGACTCGGTGGCAATGTTAATCAGCATCGCCGACTGGGCATAGTCCCAACCGGTCAGTCCGATATTGGCGAAGCTGCGCACCTGGGAGTTGGCGCCATCTGCGCCCACCAGCAATCGCGCCCGAATACAGTCACCCGAGTCCAGATGCACATCGATGGCACCGCCCACAAGCTCAGCTTCGCTGACTCGCTGGTAGCTCGCGACCCTGGCAGGGGCTTTCACGGTTAAGGTATCCAGCCCTTCGAATACATCCCAGATAGCGAGCTGCACCACCCGGTTTTCAACGATATGACCAAGATGGGAAGCGCCAATCTGGCTGGCATGAAATTGGGTAATAAAACCTTCAAGTTCCCAGGTTTCCAGTCCCAGATAAGGCACGCACCGACGCGCCGGGATCCCCGCCCAGGCACCCAGCTGTTCGAGCAGCTTTTCGCTGGCAACACTGAGCGCCGACACCCGCACATCCAGCGGCTGCGCCGCCTCAAAGGGCTCGGGCAAGCGCGTTTCCACCAGGGTGACAGACAACCCGGCCCCGGCGAGACCTGCAGCCACCGCCGCCCCAACCATGCCACCACCGATGACAACAACATCCTGCTCAATCAAGGCTGTCAAAACCCGCTCCTCTGCGTTATGTAAATTCCTGCTCACAAGCGTATGCAATTGTTTCTGGATCCCGGTTTAGCCACACCTGGTTACAAAGGCAAACAGTGTGACACTCAACCTCTGCATACACTGAGATTGTCTCAGTCAGTAAAGACGCCAACTTTTGGCAGTAACGGAGGTACACCATGAAAGTCTTCGCCCTGACCGCCGCATTAATCGGCTCAGCCATCCTCGCCGCACCTGTGGTCGCCGCGCCAATGGAAACCCTGACTGTAATCTACCGAAGCCCGCTGGATTATGCCTTATATCAACAAAAGGCGGAAATGTTGGGCGTGTTTCATGCCGAACATGGCGAAAGCATCCGCATCGATGCCCACGATCAGCTCAATGAGATGGCCACTGCCTTCAGCACCATGGCACCGCTGACGCGAACCAGCTTCCCGGCAGAAGAATCAAATCTGAGCAGTGCCAGCCGGCTGATGACGGCGCCTCAATAAAGCAGGCTTATTCCAAAAGCTCACCAGCCAACCTGCACCCGCCGCTGCGGCCAGACTCAGCGGCCCGGCGTATCCATCCAGCGCCGCCAGGTTGCCGTCAAAGCCCCAGCAGGGTTAGATATGGACATATTGCCGGCAGACGCTATGTCCTTAATTACCTTGTGGGCTTTGCCCCGCCTGACTTGCCGCGGATAAAAAACACCCGAATAAATGCCCTCACACCCTAGCCACCGGGGGTATCAATGGGTAAAATGTCGCGCTATTTTTTATGTGGTTCCAAGAGCGACGCAAACTGATGAGTAAAAAACTCCATATTAAGACCTGGGGCTGTCAGATGAATGAGTACGACTCATCCAAGATGGCTGACTTGCTGGGCGAATATCAGGGCTACACCTTGACCGAAGAGGCCGAGGAAGCAGACATTCTGCTGCTGAACACCTGCTCAATTCGTGAGAAGGCGCAGGAGAAGGTGTTTCATCAGCTGGGTCGCTGGAAAACCCTGAAAGACAAGAATCCCGATCTGATCATCGGCGTGGGCGGCTGCGTAGCTTCTCAGGAAGGCAAGGCCATCAAAGACCGCGCCCAGTGCGTGGACATCATCTTTGGCCCCCAGACCCTGCACCGTCTGCCGGAAATGATTGACCAGGTTCGCAGCGGCGAAAAAGCCGTGATTGACGTGTCCTTCCCGGAAATCGAGAAGTTTGACCGTCTGCCGGAACCCCGCGCCGAAGGCCCAACCGCCTTTGTGTCCATCATGGAAGGTTGCAGCAAGTACTGCTCTTTCTGCGTGGTGCCTTACACCCGCGGTGAAGAAGTGAGCCGTCCGATGGATGACATCATCCTTGAAATCGCCCAGCTCGCCGAGCAAGGCGTGCGCGAAGTGAACCTGCTGGGTCAGAACGTAAACGCCTACCGCGGCGCCAAGCACGATGGTGAAATCTGTACCTTCGCCGAGCTGCTGCGTTATGTTGCCGCCATCGACGGTATCGACCGCCTGCGCTTTACCACCAGCCACCCAATTGAATTTACTCAGGATATCATCGACGTTTACGAAGATACCCCTGAGCTGGTGAGCTTCCTGCACCTGCCGGTACAGTCGGGTTCTGACCGCATTCTGACCGCCATGAAGCGCGGCCATATGGCGATTGAATACAAGTCGATTATCCGCCGCCTGCGCAAGGCCCGTCCGGACATTCAAATCAGCTCTGACTTTATCGTGGGCTTCCCCGGCGAAACCGCCCAGGACTTCCAGGACACCATGAAGCTGATTGAAGACGTGAACTTCGATATGAGCTTCAGCTTTATCTACAGTGCCCGCCCGGGTACGCCGGCGGCCGATCTGCCGGACGATGTGGATATGGAAGAGAAAAAGCAGCGTCTGGCTGATTTGCAGGAGCTTATCAACCAGCAGGCCATGCGCTACAGCCGTCAGATGATGGGCACAGTGCAGCGCATTCTGGTGGAAGGCCCCTCGGTTAAAAACCCGATGGAGCTGCGCGGCCGCACCGAAACCAACCGGGTGGTGAACTTCGAAGGCCTGCACAAGCACATAGGCACCTTCGTGGATGTGGAGATTGTGGACGTATTCCCCAACTCGCTGCGCGGCAAGTTTATCCGCGGCGAAGACGAAATGGACCTGCGCAAGAGCCTGCGCCCTGAGGACATTCTCGCCAAACACCAGAAAGCCGATGACCTGGGCGTGACCAAGTTCCAGCCTTGATGGCAAAGAATACATAAGGGCGACTCGGGTCGCCCTTATCTTTTTTAGCCCATACCGCTTTGCATCACAGCCGCGAAACGCAGTATATTTCAGCTTATGGCGTTGGGTGTTTGCCCAACTGTATGGATATTTACGCCGGAGTATTGATTGGCCAGTAAACTCACCACCATGAACCTGTATTTGGAGCCGGCAGACAGCCGCCGTCTGGCATCCCTCTGTGGCCCCTTCGATGACAATATCAAGCAGCTGGAGCGCCGCATTGGCGTTGAAATCAGCTATCGCAACAACCATTTCCAGATTGTGGGTCAGCCGCGCAACTGCCTGACCGCCAATAACCTGCTCAAGTCTCTCTATGTGGAAACTGCACCGGTAAAAGGCAGTACGCCGGATTTGGAGCCCGATCAAGTGCATATCGCCATTCAGGAAGCTATCGCCCTTGAAGCCGAAGATGAGCACGAAGATCAGAAAGAGCACTACATCAAGACCCGCCGCGGTGTGATTAAGCCCCGTAACCCCAACCAGAGCCAGTACGTGGTCAACATAGTGCGCCACGACATCACCTTTGGTATTGGTCCGGCCGGTACAGGTAAAACTTACCTTGCAGTTGCCGCCGCCGTGGATGCGCTGGAGCGTCAGGAAATCCGCCGCATTCTGCTGACCCGCCCTGCGGTGGAAGCCGGTGAAAAACTGGGCTTTTTGCCAGGAGATTTGAGCCAGAAGGTCGACCCTTACCTGCGCCCGCTCTACGATGCGCTATTTGAGATGCTCGGCTTTGAGAAGGTAGAGCGCCTGATTGAGCGCAGCGTGATTGAAATTGCGCCGCTGGCCTACATGCGTGGCCGTACCCTCAACGATGCCTTTATTATTCTGGATGAGAGCCAAAACACCACGGTGGAGCAGATGAAGATGTTCCTCACCCGTATCGGCTTTAACTCCAAGGCGGTGATCACAGGGGACATCACCCAGATTGACTTGCCCAAGCATCAAAAGTCCGGGCTGCGTCACGCCATTGAAGTGCTGGGCGATGTGGATGAAATCAGCTTTAACTTCTTCCAGTCCAAAGACGTGGTGCGCCACCCCGTGGTTGCCCGTATCGTTGAGGCCTACGAAGAGTTCGAAGCCAAACAGCAGGCAGGCAAAGGCCGCCACGACAGCCAGTACCGTCTGGGCGATGATGCCGCCCCGGCTGCAGAGGTAAAAGAGGGGCAAGAGCATGGCGCTTGATTTGGCCCTCGACCTGCAATACGCAGTAAAACCAGACAATTTGCCGACCCAGGCTCAGTTTGAAACCTGGGTGCGGGTTGCCCTTGGCAATACTATGGATGAAGCCGAGCTGACCATTCGCATTGTGGATGCCAGTGAAAGCCAGCAGCTGAATCACGATTACCGCGGCAAGGACAAGCCGACCAATGTGCTGTCGTTTCCCTTTGAGGCGCCTCCCGGAATCGAGCTGCCTCTGCTTGGGGATCTTGTCATTTGCGCGTCTGTCGTTGAAAATGAAGCCCTTGAGCAACAAAAGGCCCTGGAGGCCCACTGGGCTCACATGGTTGTACATGGTTGCCTGCATCTGCTAGGTTATGACCATATTGAAGACGCCGAAGCCGAAGAAATGGAGTCGTTGGAAACGACACTCATTACCGGCCTCGGTTTTCCCGATCCCTATAAGGAGCAATAATCGGCTGATTGATAGCCGTGAAATCACTATGAGTGACGACATACCCCCGAGTAGCAACGCCCAAAAGAAAGGCTGGTTTGAACGCGTTAGTCAGTTATTCCAGGGCGAGCCTCAAAATCGTGACGATCTGGTGGAAGTGATCCACGATGCCGAGCAACGCGACCTCATCACCGAAGACACCCGGGAAATGATCCAGGGTGTACTGGAAGTCTCGGACCTGCGGGTACGTGACATCATGATCCCCCGCGCCCAGATTGTGGCCATTAAAATCGACAGCACTGTCGAAGAACTGCTGGCAACCGTTATCAGTTCGGCTCACTCCCGCTTCCCTGTGGTCAACGACGATAAAGACCATATCGAAGGCATTCTGCTGGCCAAGGATCTGCTCCAATACGGCTTTAACAACAGCGACGAGCCCTTCTCTCTGGAAAAGGTTATTCGCCCCGCTGTAGTGGTGCCAGAGAGCAAACGGGTGGATGTACTCCTTAAAGAGTTTCGCTCCCAGCGTTACCACATGGCCATTGTCGTCGATGAGTACGGCGGCGTATCCGGCTTGGTAACCATCGAGGATATTCTCGAAGAAATCGTTGGCGAAATCGAAGATGAATTCGATCACGACAGCGTGGAAGAAACCGAAATCCGTAAGGTTAACAACACTGTATATATGGTGAAGGCGTTAACCCCCATCGAGGATTTCAACGAAGAATTCAACACCAACTTTTCTGATGAAGAGTTTGATACCGTTGGCGGCATGGTCGCTCACGCCTTTGGCCACCTGCCAGAGCGCAACGAGCAGATCAGCATCGACGGCATCGAATTCAAGGTTATCAGCGCCGATACCCGCAGACTTATCCAACTCAGGGTGAAGTTTCCGGATCCCGAGCAGCTCGAAGCCCAGGAAGGCTGATTCTCATCGGGCCATCGGTAAAGCGTTTTTGTCTGATGGCCCCGCTTAGGAAAGATAGCAACAAGTGGATTGGATGACCCGTATTGCCGGCTCACGTC
It encodes the following:
- a CDS encoding PhoH family protein — translated: MASKLTTMNLYLEPADSRRLASLCGPFDDNIKQLERRIGVEISYRNNHFQIVGQPRNCLTANNLLKSLYVETAPVKGSTPDLEPDQVHIAIQEAIALEAEDEHEDQKEHYIKTRRGVIKPRNPNQSQYVVNIVRHDITFGIGPAGTGKTYLAVAAAVDALERQEIRRILLTRPAVEAGEKLGFLPGDLSQKVDPYLRPLYDALFEMLGFEKVERLIERSVIEIAPLAYMRGRTLNDAFIILDESQNTTVEQMKMFLTRIGFNSKAVITGDITQIDLPKHQKSGLRHAIEVLGDVDEISFNFFQSKDVVRHPVVARIVEAYEEFEAKQQAGKGRHDSQYRLGDDAAPAAEVKEGQEHGA
- the ybeY gene encoding rRNA maturation RNase YbeY → MALDLALDLQYAVKPDNLPTQAQFETWVRVALGNTMDEAELTIRIVDASESQQLNHDYRGKDKPTNVLSFPFEAPPGIELPLLGDLVICASVVENEALEQQKALEAHWAHMVVHGCLHLLGYDHIEDAEAEEMESLETTLITGLGFPDPYKEQ
- the corC gene encoding CNNM family magnesium/cobalt transport protein CorC (CorC(YbeX) belongs to the Cyclin M Mg2+ Exporter (CNNM) family, and was characterized as belonging to a set of three proteins, at least one of which must be present for CorA to function.); amino-acid sequence: MSDDIPPSSNAQKKGWFERVSQLFQGEPQNRDDLVEVIHDAEQRDLITEDTREMIQGVLEVSDLRVRDIMIPRAQIVAIKIDSTVEELLATVISSAHSRFPVVNDDKDHIEGILLAKDLLQYGFNNSDEPFSLEKVIRPAVVVPESKRVDVLLKEFRSQRYHMAIVVDEYGGVSGLVTIEDILEEIVGEIEDEFDHDSVEETEIRKVNNTVYMVKALTPIEDFNEEFNTNFSDEEFDTVGGMVAHAFGHLPERNEQISIDGIEFKVISADTRRLIQLRVKFPDPEQLEAQEG